DNA sequence from the Brachybacterium avium genome:
GCACCAGCGTGGGGACCTCGCAGGCGAGCGCCTCCCACAGCACGATCCCCTCGGTCTCCTCCTTGGTGAGGAAGCAGAAGGCATCTGCACCGCAGTAGGCGTCCCGCAGCTGCGCGGCCTGCATATACCCGGGGAACAGAGCGTTCGCGGGGGCGCCGGCCAGAGCGCGCTGAACCTCGGTCGTCAGCAGCCGCGGGTCGGTGCGGCCGTACCAGACGAAGGTGACATGCGGCATCCGGCGGGCCACTTCCACCCAGTCCAGGATCCCCTTGCGCCGCAGCTGCATCCCGACGCTGATCACCACCGGAGCATCCGGTGCCAGGCCGAGGGAGGACCGCAGTCGCCCGCGGGCCGTCGCGTCCGCGCGGAAGAAGCCGGTGTCGACCCCGTTGGAGAGCACCCGGATCGATGCCCGCAGCCCGTACTTCGGGGCGGAGATCAGCTGCTTGGAGTATTCGCTCGGCGTGACCACGGTGTCCCCGCACCGGTACAGGAGTGCGATCCAGCGCCGGAACAGCGGGGCCAGCCGATTGGATCCGGGGAAGGAGTCGCGGAAGTCGTCCTCGGTGGAATGCGCCCACACCAGCACCGGTCGTCGACGCAGCCGCGCCCACCCGGCCAGCAGCAGCGTGTCCGGGAAGGGGGTGTTCAGGTGGACCACGTCGAAGGGCCGCAGCGGAGAGGTGACCACCTCGTGGCCCAGCGACCGCACCGCCGATTCCTGGTGACGGATCGCCGCGCCGATCCCCGATTCGCGGGCGAGGGAGGCGAGGCCTCCCGGCAGCAGCACGCGCAGTGGCCCGTCGTCGGATCCCTTGCGGTGGGCGAGCTGGCGAGAGGAGGCGATGCGCCGGCGTGAGCGGGACTTCAGGAGCATGACAGGGATCCGTTCACCAGGGCAGGAAGCGCAGCACGAGGGCACTGATGCCGAGCCCGTAGGCGATCAGGGCCCACGGCTTGCACAGCAGGATGATCAGGACATAGGTGCGCCACCGCATCCGGGTGGTGCCGGCGATATAGCAGAGCAGGTCGTCCGGGGCGATCGGCAGGGCGATCGCGAGCGCGAACGCCCGCGTGAAATGGTCGCTGCGGGTCCAGCCCAGGAACTTCTCGACCGTGCGGGGACGGAAGATCCGCTCGATGAGCGTCAGCCCCACATGCCGGGCGATGGCGAAGTTCAGCAGGGAGCCGGCGCTGACCGCGACATAGTTGTACAAAGTCCCCTCGATCGGGCCGAACAGCACCGGACCGGCGAGCACCAGCAGGCCGGCGGGCACGATCGGGAAGACCACGGAGGCGGCGGAGGCGATCAGGAACGCGACCGGGCCCCAGGCACCGAGGGAGTCGATGAACGCCTGCAGGTTCTCGAGCGACTGCAGCACCCCGGTCTCCAGCCCCCACCACACCAGGGCGATGCTGAGACCGAGCCCGAGCAGCGGCGACAGCCGCGCGGCCAGGCGCAGCGGATCGCGGCGGGCCGGTGCCGATGCCCCGCCCTGGGCCGGGCGCTGCGTCGTCGTGCCGGTCGGGGCAGGGAGTCCAGGCGCGGGATCGACCCCGTGGAGGTGCTCATGCCGGCACCGCCTCGCGCCGGGCCAGCAGCGGCGCACGGCGCTGCCGGGCCTGCTGGTAGACGTCCAGCACGCTGCGACCGAACTCCTGCGCATCGCAGGTGGTCCGGGCGCGTTCGAGGGCCGCCCGGGCCATCTGCTCGCGACGGCGCGGGTCATCCAGCAGCGAGTGCAGGCGTGAGGTGAACTGGCCGGGGCCCTCGAACTGCCAGCCGGTGACGTCCTCGACCACGACACTCGCCAGCGAGGGGTCGCGACGGCACAGCAGCGGCAGGCCGCTGGCCATCGCCTCGATGAAGGTCAGCCCCTGGGTCTCGCTGAGGGAGGCGCCGACGAACACGTCGCCCATGCGGTACCAGCGCGGGATGTCGGCCGGATCGACC
Encoded proteins:
- a CDS encoding glycosyltransferase family 4 protein, translated to MLLKSRSRRRIASSRQLAHRKGSDDGPLRVLLPGGLASLARESGIGAAIRHQESAVRSLGHEVVTSPLRPFDVVHLNTPFPDTLLLAGWARLRRRPVLVWAHSTEDDFRDSFPGSNRLAPLFRRWIALLYRCGDTVVTPSEYSKQLISAPKYGLRASIRVLSNGVDTGFFRADATARGRLRSSLGLAPDAPVVISVGMQLRRKGILDWVEVARRMPHVTFVWYGRTDPRLLTTEVQRALAGAPANALFPGYMQAAQLRDAYCGADAFCFLTKEETEGIVLWEALACEVPTLVRGIPLYREAMPDGVLTHQVTGDGPEFAGQVVGKLQAQLDGELADLTAAGRHAAEGVDLDQVALQLQEIYRLAGVRPAPPARPVTNGA
- a CDS encoding TVP38/TMEM64 family protein, with the protein product MLQSLENLQAFIDSLGAWGPVAFLIASAASVVFPIVPAGLLVLAGPVLFGPIEGTLYNYVAVSAGSLLNFAIARHVGLTLIERIFRPRTVEKFLGWTRSDHFTRAFALAIALPIAPDDLLCYIAGTTRMRWRTYVLIILLCKPWALIAYGLGISALVLRFLPW